A genomic region of Arvicola amphibius chromosome 7, mArvAmp1.2, whole genome shotgun sequence contains the following coding sequences:
- the Noxa1 gene encoding NADPH oxidase activator 1 isoform X1, whose product MSSLGDQVRDWHQGVLAVASEDWDRALCLFSDVQEPRAKMFFNVGCVRLMAGDPETALRAFDQAVTKDPGMAVGFFQRGVANFQLERFQEAVSDFQLALAQLRSNAVIDYTQLGLYFKLHAWEVLYNMASAQCQAGLWTKAADTLVEAISKWPEGAQDILDTALDQVRKQVPLQLRQVPKGEVFQPPRQYLQHLEPMDFLGKAKVVASVIPDNRTSDSWPQKRSQMEQVGHQSPASMGKRIPSNRGKGEPPQESWDMGTCPLKFGAEDSCLPGIHHFKVSSLWKGGHMSQALCHSFLASGGPDPGPPEDSSEAGGAATEDPESLVTVTVQCHLTVPLKAPRGTDLSGLRTLLAQALLHQAQRGQLSYQAPREKFWTPISTEDALQSAWRNVAVGPRGLHLQCRGAWGRPVLYQVVARHSYAAGRPEDLDFRQGDTVDVLCEVDEAWLEGHRDGCIGIFPKCFVVPAGACVEAGAIPGPKPGDQH is encoded by the exons ATGAGCTCTCTTGGGGATCAGGTACGAGACTGGCATCAGGGTGTCCTGGCCGTGGCAAGCGAGGACTGGGATCGCGCCCTGTGCCTCTTCTCAGATGTCCAGGAGCCGCGGGCCAAGATGTTCTTCAACGTGGGCTGCGTGCGACTGATGGCGGGGGATCCCGAGACTGCCTTGCGG GCATTTGACCAAGCAGTGACCAAGGACCCCGGCATGGCTGTTGGCTTCTTCCAGCGGGGAGTGGCCAATTTCCAGCTAGAGAG GTTTCAGGAGGCTGTGTCTGACTTCCAGCTCGCCCTGGCACAACTGAGAAGCAATGCTGTCATTGATTACACTCAACTGGGTCTGTATTTCAAACTGCATGCCTGGGAG GTCCTGTACAACATGGCATCAGCACAGTGCCAGGCAGGACTCTGGACCAAGGCTGCCGATACTCTAGTGGAAGCAATCTCCAAATGGCCAGAGGGTGCCCAAGATATCCTGGACACTGCCCTGGACCAAGTACGG AAACAGGTACCCCTGCAGCTGCGGCAAGTCCCCAAGGGTGAGGTCTTCCAGCCTCCCAGGCAATACCTACAGCATCTGGAACCCATGGATTTCCTCGGCAAGGCTAAG GTGGTGGCTTCTGTTATCCCTGACAACCGCACCTCAGACAGCTGGCCTCAGAAG AGGTCCCAAATGGAGCAAGTTGGCCATCAGTCTCCTGCATCTATGGGTAAGAGGATCCCGAGCAATAGGGGGAAGGGGGAGCCGCCTCAGGAGAGCTGGGACATGGGCACTTGTCCCTTAAAGTTTGGGGCAGAGGACAGCTGCCTGCCAGGCATTCATCACTTCAAAGTATCTTCTTTGTGGAAAGGTGGCCACATGAGCCAGGCTCTATGCCACAGCTTTCTGGCATCTGGAGGACCTGACCCAGGCCCCCCTGAAGACTCCTCAGAAGCTGGG GGAGCAGCTACTGAGGACCCTGAATCCCTGGTGACTGTCACAGTACAGTGCCACCTCACTGTGCCCCTGAAGGCCCCAAGAGGCACTGACCTGTCCGGCCTTCGAACACTGCTGGCTCAAGCCCTCCTTCACCAGGCCCAGAGGGGGCAGCTCAG TTACCAGGCCCCACGAGAGAAGTTCTGGACCCCAATCTCCACGGAGGATGCACTGCAGAGTGCATGGAGGAACGTGGCCGTGGGCCCAAGAGGGTTGCATCTCCAGTGCCGG GGGGCCTGGGGCCGACCAGTCCTCTACCAGGTAGTGGCTCGGCACAGTTACGCAGCCGGAAGGCCTGAGGATTTGGACTTCCGCCAAGGGGACACAGTGGATGTTCTGTGTGAAG TGGACGAAGCATGGCTGGAGGGACACCGAGACGGCTGCATCGGCATTTTCCCCAAGTGCTTTGTGGTCCCGGCTGGTGCCTGTGTGGAAGCCGGAGCTATTCCAGGACCCAAGCCAGGAGATCAGCACTAG
- the Noxa1 gene encoding NADPH oxidase activator 1 isoform X3, with the protein MSSLGDQVRDWHQGVLAVASEDWDRALCLFSDVQEPRAKMFFNVGCVRLMAGDPETALRAFDQAVTKDPGMAVGFFQRGVANFQLERFQEAVSDFQLALAQLRSNAVIDYTQLGLYFKLHAWEVLYNMASAQCQAGLWTKAADTLVEAISKWPEGAQDILDTALDQVRKQVPLQLRQVPKGEVFQPPRQYLQHLEPMDFLGKAKVVASVIPDNRTSDSWPQKRSQMEQVGHQSPASMGGHMSQALCHSFLASGGPDPGPPEDSSEAGGAATEDPESLVTVTVQCHLTVPLKAPRGTDLSGLRTLLAQALLHQAQRGQLSYQAPREKFWTPISTEDALQSAWRNVAVGPRGLHLQCRGAWGRPVLYQVVARHSYAAGRPEDLDFRQGDTVDVLCEVDEAWLEGHRDGCIGIFPKCFVVPAGACVEAGAIPGPKPGDQH; encoded by the exons ATGAGCTCTCTTGGGGATCAGGTACGAGACTGGCATCAGGGTGTCCTGGCCGTGGCAAGCGAGGACTGGGATCGCGCCCTGTGCCTCTTCTCAGATGTCCAGGAGCCGCGGGCCAAGATGTTCTTCAACGTGGGCTGCGTGCGACTGATGGCGGGGGATCCCGAGACTGCCTTGCGG GCATTTGACCAAGCAGTGACCAAGGACCCCGGCATGGCTGTTGGCTTCTTCCAGCGGGGAGTGGCCAATTTCCAGCTAGAGAG GTTTCAGGAGGCTGTGTCTGACTTCCAGCTCGCCCTGGCACAACTGAGAAGCAATGCTGTCATTGATTACACTCAACTGGGTCTGTATTTCAAACTGCATGCCTGGGAG GTCCTGTACAACATGGCATCAGCACAGTGCCAGGCAGGACTCTGGACCAAGGCTGCCGATACTCTAGTGGAAGCAATCTCCAAATGGCCAGAGGGTGCCCAAGATATCCTGGACACTGCCCTGGACCAAGTACGG AAACAGGTACCCCTGCAGCTGCGGCAAGTCCCCAAGGGTGAGGTCTTCCAGCCTCCCAGGCAATACCTACAGCATCTGGAACCCATGGATTTCCTCGGCAAGGCTAAG GTGGTGGCTTCTGTTATCCCTGACAACCGCACCTCAGACAGCTGGCCTCAGAAG AGGTCCCAAATGGAGCAAGTTGGCCATCAGTCTCCTGCATCTATGG GTGGCCACATGAGCCAGGCTCTATGCCACAGCTTTCTGGCATCTGGAGGACCTGACCCAGGCCCCCCTGAAGACTCCTCAGAAGCTGGG GGAGCAGCTACTGAGGACCCTGAATCCCTGGTGACTGTCACAGTACAGTGCCACCTCACTGTGCCCCTGAAGGCCCCAAGAGGCACTGACCTGTCCGGCCTTCGAACACTGCTGGCTCAAGCCCTCCTTCACCAGGCCCAGAGGGGGCAGCTCAG TTACCAGGCCCCACGAGAGAAGTTCTGGACCCCAATCTCCACGGAGGATGCACTGCAGAGTGCATGGAGGAACGTGGCCGTGGGCCCAAGAGGGTTGCATCTCCAGTGCCGG GGGGCCTGGGGCCGACCAGTCCTCTACCAGGTAGTGGCTCGGCACAGTTACGCAGCCGGAAGGCCTGAGGATTTGGACTTCCGCCAAGGGGACACAGTGGATGTTCTGTGTGAAG TGGACGAAGCATGGCTGGAGGGACACCGAGACGGCTGCATCGGCATTTTCCCCAAGTGCTTTGTGGTCCCGGCTGGTGCCTGTGTGGAAGCCGGAGCTATTCCAGGACCCAAGCCAGGAGATCAGCACTAG
- the Noxa1 gene encoding NADPH oxidase activator 1 isoform X4 — translation MSSLGDQVRDWHQGVLAVASEDWDRALCLFSDVQEPRAKMFFNVGCVRLMAGDPETALRAFDQAVTKDPGMAVGFFQRGVANFQLERFQEAVSDFQLALAQLRSNAVIDYTQLGLYFKLHAWEVLYNMASAQCQAGLWTKAADTLVEAISKWPEGAQDILDTALDQVRVVASVIPDNRTSDSWPQKRSQMEQVGHQSPASMGGHMSQALCHSFLASGGPDPGPPEDSSEAGGAATEDPESLVTVTVQCHLTVPLKAPRGTDLSGLRTLLAQALLHQAQRGQLSYQAPREKFWTPISTEDALQSAWRNVAVGPRGLHLQCRGAWGRPVLYQVVARHSYAAGRPEDLDFRQGDTVDVLCEVDEAWLEGHRDGCIGIFPKCFVVPAGACVEAGAIPGPKPGDQH, via the exons ATGAGCTCTCTTGGGGATCAGGTACGAGACTGGCATCAGGGTGTCCTGGCCGTGGCAAGCGAGGACTGGGATCGCGCCCTGTGCCTCTTCTCAGATGTCCAGGAGCCGCGGGCCAAGATGTTCTTCAACGTGGGCTGCGTGCGACTGATGGCGGGGGATCCCGAGACTGCCTTGCGG GCATTTGACCAAGCAGTGACCAAGGACCCCGGCATGGCTGTTGGCTTCTTCCAGCGGGGAGTGGCCAATTTCCAGCTAGAGAG GTTTCAGGAGGCTGTGTCTGACTTCCAGCTCGCCCTGGCACAACTGAGAAGCAATGCTGTCATTGATTACACTCAACTGGGTCTGTATTTCAAACTGCATGCCTGGGAG GTCCTGTACAACATGGCATCAGCACAGTGCCAGGCAGGACTCTGGACCAAGGCTGCCGATACTCTAGTGGAAGCAATCTCCAAATGGCCAGAGGGTGCCCAAGATATCCTGGACACTGCCCTGGACCAAGTACGG GTGGTGGCTTCTGTTATCCCTGACAACCGCACCTCAGACAGCTGGCCTCAGAAG AGGTCCCAAATGGAGCAAGTTGGCCATCAGTCTCCTGCATCTATGG GTGGCCACATGAGCCAGGCTCTATGCCACAGCTTTCTGGCATCTGGAGGACCTGACCCAGGCCCCCCTGAAGACTCCTCAGAAGCTGGG GGAGCAGCTACTGAGGACCCTGAATCCCTGGTGACTGTCACAGTACAGTGCCACCTCACTGTGCCCCTGAAGGCCCCAAGAGGCACTGACCTGTCCGGCCTTCGAACACTGCTGGCTCAAGCCCTCCTTCACCAGGCCCAGAGGGGGCAGCTCAG TTACCAGGCCCCACGAGAGAAGTTCTGGACCCCAATCTCCACGGAGGATGCACTGCAGAGTGCATGGAGGAACGTGGCCGTGGGCCCAAGAGGGTTGCATCTCCAGTGCCGG GGGGCCTGGGGCCGACCAGTCCTCTACCAGGTAGTGGCTCGGCACAGTTACGCAGCCGGAAGGCCTGAGGATTTGGACTTCCGCCAAGGGGACACAGTGGATGTTCTGTGTGAAG TGGACGAAGCATGGCTGGAGGGACACCGAGACGGCTGCATCGGCATTTTCCCCAAGTGCTTTGTGGTCCCGGCTGGTGCCTGTGTGGAAGCCGGAGCTATTCCAGGACCCAAGCCAGGAGATCAGCACTAG
- the Entpd8 gene encoding ectonucleoside triphosphate diphosphohydrolase 8 isoform X2 → MGLSRKEQVFIALLGIAAASGLTMLLLVLVKATNVFLPADTKWPANKEKDTGVVSQTLACQIEGPGISSYASDPTQAGESLKSCLEEALALIPQTQHQETPTFLGATAGMRLLSQKNSSQARDILAAVSLTLSKSPVDFWGAKILAGQDEGAFGWITINYVLGMLLKYSSGQWILPEERTLVGALDLGGASTQISFMPQGPILNQSSQVSFRLYGANYRIYTHSYLCFGRDQVLIRLLAELAQNSSEPRVQHPCYHSGYQATLSLAPVYESPCVHTTDSLNLTQNLTVEGTGNPRDCVAALRNLFNSSSCKDQDCAFNGVYQPPVHGQFYAFSNFYYTFHFLNLTSRQPLNIVNDTVWKFCQTPWKLVEASYPGQERWLRDYCASGLYILVLLLEGYKFNEETWPNIQFQKQAGGMDIGWTLGYMLNLTGMIPAEAPTQWRAQSYSIWTAGVVFAVLTLVAILGAAAVQLFWTQD, encoded by the exons ATGGGACTCTCCCGGAAGGAACAGGTCTTCATAGCCCTCTTGGGGATCGCAGCAGCCTCAGGCCTCACCATGCTCCTGCTCGTCCTGGTGAAGGCCACCAATGTCTTCCTGCCTGCAGACACCAAG TGGCCAGCAAACAAGGAGAAGGACACAGGAGTGGTCAGTCAGACCCTGGCTTGCCAGATAGAAG GACCTGGGATCTCTTCCTACGCCTCTGACCCAACACAGGCTGGGGAAAGCCTGAAGAGCTGCCTGGAGGAGGCGCTGGCACTGATCCCACAGACCCAGCATCAAGAGACACCCACATTCTTGGGGGCCACAGCAGGAATGAGGCTGCTCAG TCAGAAGAACAGCTCTCAGGCGAGAGACATCCTAGCTGCAGTCTCCCTGACACTAAGCAAGTCTCCTGTGGATTTTTGGGGTGCCAAGATCCTGGCTGGGCAGGATGAAGGTGCCTTTGGTTGGATCACTATCAACTATGTCCTGGGAATGCTCCTCAAG TACTCCTCTGGACAGTGGATTCTGCCAGAAGAGAGGACGCTGGTTGGTGCTCTGGACCTGGGTGGAGCCTCCACCCAGATCAGCTTCATGCCTCAGGGCCCCATCCTGAACCAGAGCAGCCAGGTTTCCTTCCGTCTGTACGGGGCCAACTACCGCATCTACACTCACAGCTACCTCTGTTTTGGGCGGGACCAGGTCCTGATTAGGCTCCTGGCTGAGCTGGCACAG AACAGCTCAGAACCCCGGGTCCAACACCCATGCTACCATAGCGGCTACCAGGCCACACTGTCACTGGCCCCGGTGTATGAGTCGCCCTGTGTCCACACTACAGATTCCCTGAACCTCACACAGAACCTCACGGTTGAAGGGACAGGCAACCCCAGGGATTGTGTGGCGGCCCTCCGAAATCTCTTCAATTCCTCCAGCTGTAAGGATCAAGATTGTGCTTTCAATGGCGTCTACCAGCCTCCTGTACATGGCCAGTTCTAT GCATTTTCCAACTTCTACTACACTTTCCACTTCCTGAACCTCACCTCCAGGCAGCCGCTGAACATTGTCAATGACACCGTCTGGAAGTTCTGTCAGACACCCTGGAAACTG GTGGAAGCCAGCTACCCCGGGCAGGAGCGCTGGCTACGGGACTACTGTGCCTCAGGCCTGTACATCCTCGTATTGCTGTTGGAGGGCTACAAATTCAACGAGGAGACCTGGCCCAACATCCAGTTCCAGAAGCAG GCAGGCGGCATGGACATCGGCTGGACACTGGGCTACATGCTGAACCTCACAGGCATGATTCCAGCAGAGGCACCAACCCAGTGGCGGGCGCAGAGCTACAGCATCTGGACGGCCGGAGTGGTGTTTGCAGTGCTGACCCTCGTGGCCATTCTAGGAGCAGCTGCCGTCCAGCTCTTCTGGACCCAGGACTAG
- the Entpd8 gene encoding ectonucleoside triphosphate diphosphohydrolase 8 isoform X1, producing MGLSRKEQVFIALLGIAAASGLTMLLLVLVKATNVFLPADTKFGIVFDAGSSHTSLFVYQWPANKEKDTGVVSQTLACQIEGPGISSYASDPTQAGESLKSCLEEALALIPQTQHQETPTFLGATAGMRLLSQKNSSQARDILAAVSLTLSKSPVDFWGAKILAGQDEGAFGWITINYVLGMLLKYSSGQWILPEERTLVGALDLGGASTQISFMPQGPILNQSSQVSFRLYGANYRIYTHSYLCFGRDQVLIRLLAELAQNSSEPRVQHPCYHSGYQATLSLAPVYESPCVHTTDSLNLTQNLTVEGTGNPRDCVAALRNLFNSSSCKDQDCAFNGVYQPPVHGQFYAFSNFYYTFHFLNLTSRQPLNIVNDTVWKFCQTPWKLVEASYPGQERWLRDYCASGLYILVLLLEGYKFNEETWPNIQFQKQAGGMDIGWTLGYMLNLTGMIPAEAPTQWRAQSYSIWTAGVVFAVLTLVAILGAAAVQLFWTQD from the exons ATGGGACTCTCCCGGAAGGAACAGGTCTTCATAGCCCTCTTGGGGATCGCAGCAGCCTCAGGCCTCACCATGCTCCTGCTCGTCCTGGTGAAGGCCACCAATGTCTTCCTGCCTGCAGACACCAAG TTTGGAATTGTGTTTGACGCTGGCTCCTCCCACACATCTCTGTTTGTGTACCAGTGGCCAGCAAACAAGGAGAAGGACACAGGAGTGGTCAGTCAGACCCTGGCTTGCCAGATAGAAG GACCTGGGATCTCTTCCTACGCCTCTGACCCAACACAGGCTGGGGAAAGCCTGAAGAGCTGCCTGGAGGAGGCGCTGGCACTGATCCCACAGACCCAGCATCAAGAGACACCCACATTCTTGGGGGCCACAGCAGGAATGAGGCTGCTCAG TCAGAAGAACAGCTCTCAGGCGAGAGACATCCTAGCTGCAGTCTCCCTGACACTAAGCAAGTCTCCTGTGGATTTTTGGGGTGCCAAGATCCTGGCTGGGCAGGATGAAGGTGCCTTTGGTTGGATCACTATCAACTATGTCCTGGGAATGCTCCTCAAG TACTCCTCTGGACAGTGGATTCTGCCAGAAGAGAGGACGCTGGTTGGTGCTCTGGACCTGGGTGGAGCCTCCACCCAGATCAGCTTCATGCCTCAGGGCCCCATCCTGAACCAGAGCAGCCAGGTTTCCTTCCGTCTGTACGGGGCCAACTACCGCATCTACACTCACAGCTACCTCTGTTTTGGGCGGGACCAGGTCCTGATTAGGCTCCTGGCTGAGCTGGCACAG AACAGCTCAGAACCCCGGGTCCAACACCCATGCTACCATAGCGGCTACCAGGCCACACTGTCACTGGCCCCGGTGTATGAGTCGCCCTGTGTCCACACTACAGATTCCCTGAACCTCACACAGAACCTCACGGTTGAAGGGACAGGCAACCCCAGGGATTGTGTGGCGGCCCTCCGAAATCTCTTCAATTCCTCCAGCTGTAAGGATCAAGATTGTGCTTTCAATGGCGTCTACCAGCCTCCTGTACATGGCCAGTTCTAT GCATTTTCCAACTTCTACTACACTTTCCACTTCCTGAACCTCACCTCCAGGCAGCCGCTGAACATTGTCAATGACACCGTCTGGAAGTTCTGTCAGACACCCTGGAAACTG GTGGAAGCCAGCTACCCCGGGCAGGAGCGCTGGCTACGGGACTACTGTGCCTCAGGCCTGTACATCCTCGTATTGCTGTTGGAGGGCTACAAATTCAACGAGGAGACCTGGCCCAACATCCAGTTCCAGAAGCAG GCAGGCGGCATGGACATCGGCTGGACACTGGGCTACATGCTGAACCTCACAGGCATGATTCCAGCAGAGGCACCAACCCAGTGGCGGGCGCAGAGCTACAGCATCTGGACGGCCGGAGTGGTGTTTGCAGTGCTGACCCTCGTGGCCATTCTAGGAGCAGCTGCCGTCCAGCTCTTCTGGACCCAGGACTAG
- the Noxa1 gene encoding NADPH oxidase activator 1 isoform X2, producing the protein MSSLGDQVRDWHQGVLAVASEDWDRALCLFSDVQEPRAKMFFNVGCVRLMAGDPETALRAFDQAVTKDPGMAVGFFQRGVANFQLERFQEAVSDFQLALAQLRSNAVIDYTQLGLYFKLHAWEVLYNMASAQCQAGLWTKAADTLVEAISKWPEGAQDILDTALDQVRVVASVIPDNRTSDSWPQKRSQMEQVGHQSPASMGKRIPSNRGKGEPPQESWDMGTCPLKFGAEDSCLPGIHHFKVSSLWKGGHMSQALCHSFLASGGPDPGPPEDSSEAGGAATEDPESLVTVTVQCHLTVPLKAPRGTDLSGLRTLLAQALLHQAQRGQLSYQAPREKFWTPISTEDALQSAWRNVAVGPRGLHLQCRGAWGRPVLYQVVARHSYAAGRPEDLDFRQGDTVDVLCEVDEAWLEGHRDGCIGIFPKCFVVPAGACVEAGAIPGPKPGDQH; encoded by the exons ATGAGCTCTCTTGGGGATCAGGTACGAGACTGGCATCAGGGTGTCCTGGCCGTGGCAAGCGAGGACTGGGATCGCGCCCTGTGCCTCTTCTCAGATGTCCAGGAGCCGCGGGCCAAGATGTTCTTCAACGTGGGCTGCGTGCGACTGATGGCGGGGGATCCCGAGACTGCCTTGCGG GCATTTGACCAAGCAGTGACCAAGGACCCCGGCATGGCTGTTGGCTTCTTCCAGCGGGGAGTGGCCAATTTCCAGCTAGAGAG GTTTCAGGAGGCTGTGTCTGACTTCCAGCTCGCCCTGGCACAACTGAGAAGCAATGCTGTCATTGATTACACTCAACTGGGTCTGTATTTCAAACTGCATGCCTGGGAG GTCCTGTACAACATGGCATCAGCACAGTGCCAGGCAGGACTCTGGACCAAGGCTGCCGATACTCTAGTGGAAGCAATCTCCAAATGGCCAGAGGGTGCCCAAGATATCCTGGACACTGCCCTGGACCAAGTACGG GTGGTGGCTTCTGTTATCCCTGACAACCGCACCTCAGACAGCTGGCCTCAGAAG AGGTCCCAAATGGAGCAAGTTGGCCATCAGTCTCCTGCATCTATGGGTAAGAGGATCCCGAGCAATAGGGGGAAGGGGGAGCCGCCTCAGGAGAGCTGGGACATGGGCACTTGTCCCTTAAAGTTTGGGGCAGAGGACAGCTGCCTGCCAGGCATTCATCACTTCAAAGTATCTTCTTTGTGGAAAGGTGGCCACATGAGCCAGGCTCTATGCCACAGCTTTCTGGCATCTGGAGGACCTGACCCAGGCCCCCCTGAAGACTCCTCAGAAGCTGGG GGAGCAGCTACTGAGGACCCTGAATCCCTGGTGACTGTCACAGTACAGTGCCACCTCACTGTGCCCCTGAAGGCCCCAAGAGGCACTGACCTGTCCGGCCTTCGAACACTGCTGGCTCAAGCCCTCCTTCACCAGGCCCAGAGGGGGCAGCTCAG TTACCAGGCCCCACGAGAGAAGTTCTGGACCCCAATCTCCACGGAGGATGCACTGCAGAGTGCATGGAGGAACGTGGCCGTGGGCCCAAGAGGGTTGCATCTCCAGTGCCGG GGGGCCTGGGGCCGACCAGTCCTCTACCAGGTAGTGGCTCGGCACAGTTACGCAGCCGGAAGGCCTGAGGATTTGGACTTCCGCCAAGGGGACACAGTGGATGTTCTGTGTGAAG TGGACGAAGCATGGCTGGAGGGACACCGAGACGGCTGCATCGGCATTTTCCCCAAGTGCTTTGTGGTCCCGGCTGGTGCCTGTGTGGAAGCCGGAGCTATTCCAGGACCCAAGCCAGGAGATCAGCACTAG